The following are encoded together in the Mycolicibacterium arabiense genome:
- a CDS encoding TIGR03620 family F420-dependent LLM class oxidoreductase — MYAQFGTYGAWLNPALGGAPRIRYAPQLEELGYQTIWVGIGADPVGDMHLLEQMIAATKDAIIASAIINMWQDDAGSIAHHYRRIVDRYGPRLLLGIGLGHPETRATYEKPYERVVHYVDALLDGGVPAEAMVIGALGTNTLTLAGERTLGAHPYLTVHAHTRYARETLGSNAFLAPEHKVVLTEGGDEARRIGRPAVQFPYLGLRNYTNNLMRHGFTEADVDGSGSDALIDALVAHGSPKMIYAHINGHLAAGANHIGIQVLTEDPTASPVQAFRTLAEHRPTQ; from the coding sequence GTGTACGCGCAGTTCGGCACTTACGGAGCATGGCTCAATCCCGCACTGGGCGGTGCCCCCCGTATCAGGTACGCGCCCCAACTCGAAGAGCTGGGTTATCAGACGATCTGGGTGGGAATCGGCGCAGACCCCGTGGGTGACATGCACTTGCTCGAGCAGATGATCGCCGCGACGAAAGACGCAATCATCGCGAGCGCCATCATCAACATGTGGCAGGACGACGCAGGTAGCATCGCCCACCACTATCGCCGAATCGTCGACCGCTACGGACCTCGCCTGCTGCTCGGCATCGGTCTCGGCCATCCTGAAACCCGAGCCACCTACGAAAAGCCGTACGAGCGGGTGGTCCACTACGTCGACGCGCTCCTGGATGGCGGAGTGCCGGCCGAAGCGATGGTGATAGGCGCCCTGGGAACCAACACACTCACACTGGCCGGCGAGAGGACACTGGGCGCACACCCCTATCTCACGGTGCACGCACATACGCGATATGCCCGAGAAACATTGGGCAGCAACGCCTTCCTGGCCCCTGAGCACAAGGTCGTGCTGACCGAGGGCGGTGACGAGGCGCGAAGGATTGGCCGTCCGGCCGTCCAATTTCCCTACCTCGGCTTGCGCAATTACACCAACAACCTGATGCGGCACGGGTTCACCGAAGCGGACGTCGACGGGTCAGGCAGCGACGCACTCATCGACGCCCTAGTCGCCCACGGTTCTCCGAAAATGATCTACGCCCATATCAACGGCCATCTGGCAGCCGGCGCCAACCACATCGGCATCCAAGTCCTCACCGAGGACCCCACCGCCTCACCCGTGCAGGCCTTCCGAACCTTGGCCGAGCACCGCCCTACGCAGTGA
- the thiD gene encoding bifunctional hydroxymethylpyrimidine kinase/phosphomethylpyrimidine kinase produces the protein MTDARDLPLSAPGQTPRRVMTIAGSDSGGSAGLQADMRTFAMLGVHGCAALTAVTVQNSLGVRAFHEVPTDIVAGQISAVASDIGIEAAKTGMLASSAIIQTIVATWRSEGLDGTVPLVVDPVCASNVGEPLLHPNALDAMRDELIPLATLVTPNLDEVRLLVGIDVVDDTTQREAARALHALGPQWALVKGGHLRTSQTSSDLLFDGSEFHQFAAHRVDTPHDHGAGDTLAAAITAALAHGYRVPEAVGFAKLWITECIRAAYPIGRGHGPVNGMARLLR, from the coding sequence ATGACCGACGCTCGTGACCTCCCACTGTCTGCACCGGGACAGACCCCGCGCCGAGTCATGACCATCGCCGGCTCCGATTCGGGCGGCAGCGCGGGTCTGCAGGCTGACATGCGAACGTTCGCGATGCTGGGGGTGCATGGGTGCGCCGCACTGACCGCCGTCACGGTCCAAAACTCGTTGGGCGTCAGAGCGTTTCACGAAGTTCCGACTGACATCGTCGCGGGGCAGATCAGCGCGGTGGCGTCCGACATCGGCATCGAGGCGGCCAAGACCGGCATGCTGGCGTCCAGCGCGATCATTCAGACCATCGTGGCTACGTGGAGGTCCGAAGGGCTCGACGGCACCGTCCCGCTCGTGGTCGATCCGGTGTGTGCGTCCAATGTCGGCGAGCCACTGCTTCACCCCAATGCGCTGGACGCCATGCGCGACGAACTGATCCCACTGGCCACGCTGGTGACGCCTAACCTCGACGAGGTGCGACTGCTAGTCGGCATCGACGTCGTCGACGACACGACTCAACGCGAGGCTGCCCGGGCACTACACGCGCTGGGGCCGCAATGGGCGCTCGTGAAAGGCGGCCACCTGCGCACCTCGCAGACCAGCTCCGATCTACTCTTCGACGGCTCTGAGTTCCACCAGTTCGCTGCGCACCGGGTGGACACCCCCCATGATCACGGCGCCGGCGACACCCTCGCCGCGGCGATCACCGCCGCGCTGGCGCACGGCTACCGGGTTCCCGAGGCGGTCGGTTTCGCCAAGCTCTGGATCACCGAGTGCATCCGCGCCGCCTATCCGATCGGCCGTGGCCACGGCCCGGTCAACGGCATGGCCAGATTGCTCCGCTGA
- a CDS encoding UDP-N-acetylmuramoyl-L-alanyl-D-glutamate--2,6-diaminopimelate ligase — MVDSDAGRAPTAAVSVADVAAFLQTKVIGPADAGRLALRDLVDDSRVLRPGDAYVAIPGTRWHGLDFENEAVAAGAVLAISDRPSSVLPTLIVDNPRAVVGPLAAWFHQRPSRRVRVFGVTGTNGKTSTAHFIEAGLAAAGECTGLISGARIQGPNWGLIPTRTTPEAATLQRTLAHFHREGVSACAVEVSSHAIAQRRVDGTKFRAMAFTNLSHDHLDYHGTMQAYFATKASMFTSDRTQIAVVNVDDAHGARLASNTTVPTWTCSTVDPSADVYAEDVVCTESGSRFTACTPAGTAGVCLQTLGPHQVSNAVVALTSLIADGIDPIAAAEGVSFLTAITGRCKPVHAGQRFTAIVDYMHNTAGQRTLLPYLRQLTKRRLILVVGASGSRDPSKRRPLGQVAATYADTVIVTDESPEDDDPAVLRRDVLAGARRARHAHVIEEPNRHRALELAVSAARPGDVLVVAGRGSDTTLRRGSHTSHFDDHAQLHQIITAAIGTRGPTAAELARRGRATTSVWVRNSPGTSRE, encoded by the coding sequence ATGGTCGACTCCGACGCCGGGCGCGCGCCAACGGCAGCAGTGTCCGTGGCAGACGTCGCAGCGTTCCTGCAGACGAAGGTGATCGGGCCCGCGGACGCCGGCCGGCTCGCCCTGCGGGATCTCGTAGACGACTCTCGAGTACTTCGGCCAGGAGACGCCTACGTTGCGATCCCTGGAACGCGTTGGCACGGTCTAGATTTCGAGAATGAGGCTGTCGCGGCCGGGGCGGTCTTGGCCATCAGCGATCGACCGTCATCGGTCTTGCCGACGCTGATTGTCGACAACCCCCGTGCAGTCGTAGGGCCGCTGGCGGCCTGGTTCCACCAGAGGCCATCGCGAAGGGTCCGCGTCTTTGGGGTCACTGGCACGAACGGCAAGACCAGCACTGCTCACTTCATCGAAGCAGGCCTTGCCGCCGCAGGCGAATGCACCGGGCTGATCTCCGGCGCCCGCATCCAGGGACCGAACTGGGGCCTCATTCCTACGCGCACCACACCGGAGGCGGCCACGTTGCAGCGCACCCTGGCCCACTTCCACCGCGAGGGCGTCTCGGCCTGCGCCGTCGAGGTCTCATCCCACGCCATCGCCCAGCGCCGGGTGGACGGGACCAAATTCCGCGCGATGGCATTCACCAATCTCAGCCACGATCACCTCGACTACCACGGCACCATGCAGGCCTACTTCGCAACGAAGGCAAGCATGTTCACCTCGGACCGCACGCAGATTGCCGTGGTCAACGTCGACGATGCCCACGGAGCGCGCTTGGCCTCGAACACCACGGTACCCACGTGGACCTGCTCGACCGTGGACCCTTCGGCCGACGTGTACGCCGAGGACGTCGTCTGCACTGAGTCTGGGAGTCGTTTCACAGCATGCACTCCCGCCGGCACGGCCGGCGTATGCCTGCAAACACTCGGACCCCACCAAGTGTCGAACGCAGTGGTTGCGTTGACCAGCTTGATTGCCGATGGCATCGACCCCATCGCCGCCGCCGAAGGTGTCTCCTTCCTGACTGCGATTACCGGCAGGTGTAAACCCGTGCACGCCGGACAGCGCTTCACCGCAATCGTCGACTACATGCACAACACGGCGGGCCAACGCACGCTACTGCCCTACCTCAGACAATTGACGAAGCGTCGACTGATCCTCGTCGTTGGAGCCAGCGGTAGCCGCGACCCCAGCAAGCGCAGGCCGCTGGGCCAAGTCGCCGCCACCTACGCCGATACGGTGATCGTCACCGACGAAAGCCCCGAAGACGACGACCCCGCAGTTCTTCGCCGCGACGTCCTAGCCGGCGCCCGCAGAGCCCGTCACGCCCACGTCATAGAGGAACCCAACCGACACCGCGCCCTAGAACTGGCCGTGTCCGCTGCCCGGCCGGGCGACGTACTAGTCGTTGCCGGCAGGGGCAGCGACACCACCCTCCGACGGGGCTCGCACACCTCGCATTTCGACGACCATGCTCAACTCCACCAGATCATCACCGCCGCCATCGGCACGCGCGGCCCGACAGCAGCCGAATTGGCAAGGCGCGGTCGAGCGACGACGTCCGTCTGGGTCCGAAACTCCCCTGGCACGTCCCGTGAATGA